A segment of the Zalophus californianus isolate mZalCal1 chromosome 3, mZalCal1.pri.v2, whole genome shotgun sequence genome:
cctgactccccatgtttctcagtttctccatctgtgaaatgggtttcATTGTCCCACCCTTCCCGCTTGCCAAGGCCCTGGGGTCGTGGCGCGGTGGGGTCGGCAGGGTGGCTGTGCCGAGGGCGCTGCGTGAccagtctgtctctctctccaacctCCCCCCCCCAGCTGGCCCGAGACAACTTCTTCCACTGTGGGGTTCTCTACGAGGACTCCCTGTCCTCCCAGGTCCGCACGCggatggagctggaggaggacGTGAAGATCTACCTCGAAGAGAACTATGAGCGCATCAATGTGCCGGTGCCCCAGTTCGGCGGCGGTGACCCCGCAGACATCATTCATGACTTCCAGCGGGTGAGGCCGGCCGGGGCTGGGACAGGAGTGGTGGAAGGGTGTCCTGAGGACCCAGAGCCCCCCTTCCACCAGGGGTCATGAGAAAGGAGAACAGGAGCGAAAGGAGGCCAGTGTCCCTAGTACCTCCTTTGAGTATGTACTGTGTAATGGCAAGTATGCGTAATAGACGGCGGGTTAGGTTGCTCAGGATTTTAAAGGCCCTGCTTTTGTTATAGAGGCAGTGTTTATCACTGAACGTGAGCCAGCCATGGTGGATTTTCTCCTCGGCCACCTGACCGCTGCAGACACTGGCCATCACGGGCCAGGCCAGTGTTCCTTTTAACTGGGTATTTTGTGTTGACGTTTTCTGGAGGTGTAGCATTCCTGCCATCAAGTGCATTAAGTGTACAGCTTGGTGGATTTTGCCAGAGGCTACGTGCAGTGCCACCCAGATCAAGATTTGGAATTTTGCCAGCACCCCAGAGGGTTcccttgtgcccctccccccagtccgTACCCCCTCCCAAGAGGTAACCAtcctttgcacttttttttttttagattttatttatttgagagagagcacgagcaggggtgggggaggggcagcgggagagggagaaacagactctctgccaagcagggagcccacaggactcgatcccaggaccccgagaccatgacctgagcagaaggcagccgcttaaccgactaagcccccCTCAAAACTGTCGCGCTTCCGTTGCCAGCAACAGTTTTGAGGCTAGTGAAACACAGACTCCCCAGCTGTCTGTCCCCCGTACTTGCTTTCCAGAGCTTCCTAGGGATTCTCCAGAAGGATCCCTTCGCTCTGTATCCTGGACATTCTTGTCGCTGAAGCCCACAGGGAGCCAGGGATGGAGCATCTCTTGCTGAGGCTCCAGGCTGTCCGCAGGGATGACAGGACCTCACAGGGGTGATGAAATGCGCACTTGGAACATTACTGTCTTCCCCACACCTCAGCTCTGTGACCGCAGAGAAGGGCCCTCATAACAGCTGAGGCGCTGGACACTTGGGCGTTTTTCATGTAGTGCGCGGAAGCTCCCTCAGACACGGGCGAGGCGAGGCGCAGGAATTGGGGGCGCGTGACACTGGCACGGCGGGCTGGTGGCTCTGGTGGCCCGAGGGGCCCGCCGGGGCCAGGCGCTCAcctgcagagcctgacacggcccctcctcccgctcaggGGCTCACCGCCTACCATGACATCTCCCTGGACAAGTGCTATGTTATCGAGCTCAACACCACCATTGTGCTGCCCCCCCGAAACTTCTGGGAGCTCCTCATGAACGTGAAGGTGAGCAGGAGCCCTCGTGGCATCTCGCGGCGCTCCCCCGTGGACGCCAGGCCTGGGGCAAGGGAGGGTCCTGCGGTGGGAGTGTTGCTGTCAGCTGGGCCCAGCACCCCAGATTGGCCCCGGCTCCTCCATCTTCCTTCCCCCGCGCCCAGAGTCAACgcccctccttttcttctccctaccgtgctctgcctccctccctctctcacgaAGAGCCCAGCTTCCTTAGCCCCCTAGGCCAGGCCCCCCCACCGTTGGCAGTGCAGGGAACCCCCCTCCCGGCGGCACTCCCCCCTCCTTGGGGAGGGAGACCAGACTCCCCCACATGCAGCACCAGGGCGCAACCAGAAACTGCCCGGGCGCGTCCGAAGGGCGAGCCCCGGCGGCTGTGGATGGGGAGGCGGGCGGGGGTGGACGGCACTTCAGGTGGCGGGGGACTCCGAGCGAGCAGGACAGCGGTGAGGGGAGCGGGCGGCGGGCaggggagcccgaggtgggagaGCTGTGCATGCTGACCCGGCACTGCGGCCGCCCCCCCTCCGCAGAGAGGGACCTACCTCCCGCAGACGTACATCATCCAGGAGGAGATGGTGGTGACGGAGCACGTCAGCGACAAGGAGGCCCTGGGCTCCTTCATCTACCACCTGTGCAGCGGGAAGGACACCTACCGGCTGCGGCGCCGGGCCACCCGGAGGCGTGAGTGGCCGGCCCCACCCATGGGGGCCCCTGCCCTGAGCTCTGGGCCGCAGCCACCATCCCCCCATGCCTGGCCGGAGCTCAGACCATAGCCCTACGAGCAGCTCGTGGTAACTCAGCACTTCCCACGGGCCAGGCCCAGGTTCACGCTCCTTACGTCCTTCCCAGAGCCTGTAAGTTGTCGTCATCCTCATCGTTACTCTTGCTGCCCCTTGagagatgaggaaacggagggacagagaggttaagtgacacccctgaggtcacacagcagggaaGGTGCCAGAGCTGGGCAGTCTTGACTCCAGCTCTTGAGTTGAGCTCTCTCACCCCTTCGGTGCACTGCCTCCGGGTGAGTCTGGGTGTCATCTCCTGggccaccccttcctcccctcgcGCCCTCCccgtctcagggtcctgaggtcccCCTGGTAGCCTCTGTGGCCCAGCCAGCACCGGGCCAGGACACAGTCCTcactgagattctctcttccctcccagggATCAACAAGCGAGGGGCCAAGAACTGCAACGCCATCCGCCACTTCGAGAACACCTTCGTGGTGGAGACCCTCATCTGCGGGGTGGTGTGAGGGCCGCCCCCtccaggccccacccctgccctctgccGTGTTTCTCTTCTGGCCACTC
Coding sequences within it:
- the ITM2C gene encoding integral membrane protein 2C, whose translation is MVKISFQPAVAGIKGDKADKASAAAPAPAAEILLTPAREERAPPQRSKKGSSVGGVCYLSMGMVVLLMGLVFASVYIYRYFFLAQLARDNFFHCGVLYEDSLSSQVRTRMELEEDVKIYLEENYERINVPVPQFGGGDPADIIHDFQRGLTAYHDISLDKCYVIELNTTIVLPPRNFWELLMNVKRGTYLPQTYIIQEEMVVTEHVSDKEALGSFIYHLCSGKDTYRLRRRATRRRINKRGAKNCNAIRHFENTFVVETLICGVV